Proteins co-encoded in one Deltaproteobacteria bacterium genomic window:
- a CDS encoding AAA family ATPase yields MIEKSLNLGHLAEDFAKLLVDVPGESLPEDTIQLEEGERREVTILFLDIVGYTRLAEQLDPEQLKFVISNTLQVFTNQIKRCGGTVEKYVGDAIMALFGRSEAHEDDSRRAVAAARAILERLEDINSILAQKGINISCRIGVNRGLIVTGQMGEHDTVTGEAINIAQRLEANAPSNGILVSDSVFAECQAYYDCQALPPLHVKNKTEPVIVYLVSDEKAGGDRVMIRHEGTFAGREGERSTLRAVWERAAQGQMGLVQVVGEAGVGKSALLQAVMQEMRSETLRAATVYFKADSFGLTPYHVLSDLVREYLAGHVTSLEDFIAAIPDAALRDGLGAYRLYLTDILGLPLGEDDRQRLSRMDPRARQAETNLALKRFIEAAVATERVRGALPLVIAVDNFQWVTHASREALSQIIQTLPSESAVLWLMAGRSGDAAPWLSAQLGATVLQLTPLPFEAAATLIRARFPERVLGDEFCRRLFLRSGGNALFLNELVGELRHDSDLSDVSFAERLPSSIKALVLSRLDRLPRPEKFALQLGALAGREFSEDLLRHVLRRAMYDYDATQLIERLCAANFLARSDHGVTIAQPMLTEVAYSTILYANRRKLHATVAQWVEDNRPDISIYAAYLAEQWERAEEYAKAYHYYADAGHSARRRYAQREAATFLEKALKFRSAANATPDQLAEVYGHLVGAFEALGDQEKWQLYLKEGLQYAPPESRMHFRFRLSAIEVEQRYGDRAKAKERLAVFLADAAVQANAEVHLRALLTASNFANDQGADDTAFIGTALALRPKIQDVDLQEKLDHCVFNHYKNADELTQAEQYLMRLLDAAQTDFRRHLCDLFYCSFAWDRGVDFAAIMTRALAAQNYWREVGWVRGVGWGAFYRGAALWRMSRYTEARQVFIEGVKELERARDQFMLGKLELVLAAIHLFSGDQVNYQVRKNRILTHAQQTSESEWLALRREFAMFEGQCLEPRHALTGVYEELVATGSAPLAKVQIDEYTVTLALVAVQLGHTVEAEQLIHKVGPHIRDNEKTWLWGLCGRVEALIAAAREEWEPMERSFAESVLRFQKLGALYDAYQTYRGWWRALKQRGLGETPTGATVQQALAQLAVSVGVPGEGRG; encoded by the coding sequence GTGATCGAAAAGAGTCTGAACCTCGGCCATCTGGCCGAGGATTTTGCAAAGTTGTTGGTCGATGTCCCGGGCGAATCCCTGCCCGAAGACACGATTCAATTGGAGGAAGGAGAGCGACGCGAAGTCACGATCCTTTTCCTCGATATCGTCGGCTATACGCGGCTGGCGGAACAACTCGATCCGGAACAACTCAAGTTCGTCATCTCGAACACGTTGCAAGTCTTTACCAATCAGATCAAACGCTGCGGCGGGACGGTCGAGAAATACGTCGGCGACGCGATCATGGCGTTGTTCGGCCGTTCGGAGGCGCACGAAGACGATTCGCGGCGCGCGGTGGCCGCCGCGCGCGCCATCTTGGAACGGCTCGAAGACATCAACAGCATCCTGGCGCAGAAGGGGATCAACATCAGTTGTCGGATCGGCGTGAATCGCGGTTTGATCGTCACCGGACAGATGGGCGAACACGACACCGTGACCGGCGAAGCGATCAATATCGCGCAACGGTTGGAAGCCAACGCCCCATCGAACGGGATTCTCGTCTCCGACTCTGTTTTTGCGGAATGTCAGGCATATTACGATTGCCAAGCCTTGCCGCCGCTGCATGTGAAAAATAAGACCGAGCCGGTGATCGTCTATTTAGTGAGCGACGAAAAGGCCGGCGGCGATCGCGTGATGATCCGGCATGAAGGGACGTTCGCGGGACGGGAAGGGGAACGGTCGACGTTGCGGGCGGTGTGGGAGCGGGCCGCGCAAGGGCAAATGGGTTTGGTGCAGGTGGTCGGCGAGGCCGGGGTCGGCAAGAGCGCGCTGTTGCAAGCGGTGATGCAGGAAATGCGGTCCGAGACGTTGCGCGCGGCGACCGTGTATTTCAAGGCCGATTCGTTCGGATTGACGCCCTACCATGTCCTTTCGGACTTGGTGCGGGAATATTTGGCCGGACACGTGACGAGTCTCGAGGACTTTATCGCGGCGATTCCGGACGCGGCGTTGCGCGACGGTCTCGGCGCGTATCGACTGTATCTCACAGATATTCTCGGATTGCCGCTCGGTGAAGACGATCGGCAGCGCTTATCGCGGATGGATCCGCGGGCGCGCCAAGCGGAAACCAATTTGGCGTTGAAACGCTTTATCGAAGCCGCCGTGGCGACCGAACGCGTCCGTGGTGCGCTGCCGCTGGTGATCGCGGTCGACAACTTTCAATGGGTCACGCATGCCTCGCGCGAGGCGCTCAGTCAAATCATCCAGACGTTGCCGTCCGAATCGGCGGTACTCTGGCTGATGGCGGGGCGCAGCGGCGATGCGGCGCCATGGTTGTCGGCGCAATTGGGGGCAACCGTGTTGCAACTCACGCCGTTGCCGTTCGAGGCCGCAGCGACACTGATTCGGGCGCGTTTCCCGGAACGCGTGTTAGGCGACGAGTTTTGTCGTCGTCTGTTTTTGCGCAGCGGCGGCAACGCGCTGTTTCTCAACGAACTGGTCGGCGAGTTGCGGCACGACAGCGATCTGAGCGATGTCAGTTTCGCTGAGCGGCTGCCGTCGTCGATCAAGGCGTTAGTGTTGTCGCGTCTGGATCGACTGCCGCGTCCGGAAAAATTCGCGCTGCAACTCGGCGCGTTGGCGGGGCGGGAATTTTCCGAAGACCTGTTGCGCCATGTGCTGCGGCGCGCGATGTACGATTACGACGCCACGCAACTGATCGAACGGCTCTGTGCCGCGAATTTCCTGGCCCGCAGCGATCACGGCGTCACGATCGCGCAGCCGATGCTGACCGAAGTCGCGTACTCCACGATTTTGTACGCCAATCGCCGCAAACTCCACGCGACCGTCGCGCAGTGGGTGGAAGACAATCGTCCCGACATCTCGATTTACGCCGCGTATTTGGCCGAACAGTGGGAGCGGGCCGAGGAATATGCGAAGGCGTATCATTACTATGCCGACGCCGGGCATTCCGCGCGGCGCCGCTATGCGCAACGCGAAGCGGCGACATTCCTTGAAAAGGCCCTCAAGTTCCGATCGGCGGCGAATGCGACTCCGGACCAATTGGCGGAGGTGTACGGACATTTGGTCGGCGCGTTCGAGGCGTTGGGCGATCAGGAAAAATGGCAATTGTATTTAAAAGAAGGGTTGCAATATGCTCCGCCCGAAAGCCGGATGCATTTTCGCTTTCGCTTGTCCGCGATCGAAGTGGAGCAGCGCTATGGCGACCGCGCGAAGGCAAAAGAGCGATTGGCTGTGTTTCTTGCCGATGCCGCCGTGCAGGCCAATGCGGAAGTCCATTTGCGGGCGTTGCTGACGGCCAGTAATTTTGCGAACGATCAAGGCGCCGACGACACCGCCTTCATCGGCACGGCATTGGCGTTGCGTCCCAAAATTCAAGACGTGGATCTCCAAGAGAAACTCGATCATTGCGTGTTTAATCATTACAAAAACGCGGACGAGCTGACGCAAGCGGAACAATATCTCATGCGGCTGCTGGATGCGGCGCAGACGGATTTTCGGCGTCATTTGTGCGATCTTTTTTATTGTTCGTTCGCGTGGGATCGTGGCGTTGATTTCGCGGCGATCATGACGCGGGCGTTGGCGGCGCAGAACTATTGGCGAGAAGTCGGCTGGGTGCGGGGCGTCGGCTGGGGCGCGTTTTATCGAGGCGCGGCGTTATGGCGGATGAGCCGTTACACGGAGGCGCGGCAGGTCTTCATTGAAGGCGTCAAGGAATTAGAACGCGCGCGGGACCAATTCATGTTGGGTAAATTGGAACTCGTGTTGGCGGCGATCCATCTATTCAGCGGCGATCAAGTGAATTACCAAGTGCGGAAGAATCGGATTCTCACGCACGCGCAGCAGACGTCGGAATCGGAATGGCTCGCGCTGCGGCGCGAATTTGCGATGTTCGAAGGCCAATGCCTCGAGCCGCGCCATGCGCTGACGGGCGTGTATGAAGAACTCGTCGCGACCGGGTCGGCGCCGTTAGCGAAGGTGCAGATCGACGAATATACCGTCACATTGGCGCTCGTGGCCGTGCAGTTAGGCCACACCGTGGAGGCGGAACAGTTAATCCACAAAGTGGGTCCGCATATTCGCGACAATGAAAAGACGTGGCTGTGGGGACTGTGCGGCCGGGTCGAGGCGTTGATCGCCGCGGCGCGGGAGGAGTGGGAACCGATGGAACGGTCGTTTGCGGAGAGCGTGCTGCGGTTTCAAAAACTCGGCGCGCTGTACGACGCGTATCAGACCTATCGCGGTTGGTGGCGGGCGTTGAAGCAGCGAGGATTGGGAGAAACGCCGACCGGGGCAACGGTCCAGCAAGCGCTGGCGCAGCTGGCGGTTTCGGTGGGTGTGCCGGGGGAGGGACGGGGATGA
- a CDS encoding radical SAM protein, whose protein sequence is MQPSLWQRLRYAPWFVQLVVIRRCNLSCGYCNEFDKTSAPVPLDLLKARVDRIKDLGSFGICFTGGEPTLHPDLPALIHYARYERRFLRTGMISNGTYLTPKLIQALNEAGLQELQISIDGVQRNETTEKVLNNLRKRLEALREHATFNVTVSGVVGACPPEESFEVIAYAKQMGFRPRVLLVHGADGQIRLTAEQLQAYHEIQKSIGRHLFEPSAYRHRLITTGRAPFKCRAGSRYLYVNEFGMVHWCSQTKQYFGKPLAEYTFDDLKQQFHTPKSCADRCTLGCVRSASAFDEWRGQTALATQAPAAASNSR, encoded by the coding sequence ATGCAACCGAGCTTGTGGCAACGCCTGCGCTATGCGCCGTGGTTTGTGCAGTTGGTGGTGATCCGCCGCTGCAATTTGAGCTGCGGGTATTGCAACGAATTCGACAAGACCTCCGCGCCGGTCCCGTTGGACCTCTTGAAAGCGCGCGTGGATCGGATCAAAGATTTGGGCTCGTTCGGGATCTGTTTCACCGGCGGCGAACCGACGTTGCACCCCGATCTGCCGGCACTCATTCATTACGCCCGCTATGAACGGCGTTTTCTCCGCACCGGGATGATCTCGAACGGCACCTATCTGACGCCGAAGTTGATCCAGGCGCTGAACGAGGCCGGACTGCAGGAATTGCAAATCTCGATCGACGGTGTGCAACGCAACGAAACGACCGAAAAGGTGTTGAACAATTTGCGCAAACGCTTGGAGGCGCTCCGCGAACACGCCACGTTTAATGTTACGGTCTCCGGGGTCGTCGGCGCGTGTCCGCCGGAGGAGAGTTTCGAAGTCATCGCGTATGCGAAACAGATGGGTTTTCGTCCGCGCGTGTTACTGGTGCACGGCGCTGACGGACAGATTCGGCTGACGGCAGAGCAGTTGCAAGCGTATCACGAAATCCAAAAGAGTATCGGCCGGCATCTGTTCGAACCGTCGGCGTATCGGCATCGCTTGATCACCACGGGCCGCGCGCCGTTCAAGTGCCGCGCCGGAAGCCGCTATTTGTACGTCAACGAATTCGGGATGGTGCATTGGTGTTCGCAGACCAAGCAATATTTCGGCAAGCCGTTGGCCGAGTATACGTTCGACGATTTGAAGCAACAATTCCACACCCCGAAATCCTGCGCCGATCGCTGCACGCTCGGCTGCGTCCGCTCCGCCAGCGCGTTCGATGAATGGCGCGGCCAAACGGCACTCGCTACGCAAGCGCCCGCCGCGGCCTCCAACTCCCGCTAG
- a CDS encoding cyclic nucleotide-binding domain-containing protein, with protein sequence MTDMHDVMITLFSGLDAAALAGVRQRAEPRDFDGNVAIIREGEPGDALYIIVQGTVAIIKHAASGRGDLLGILGRGEYVGEMALLTVAPRSASVITLEPVKTLAISHAHFGQFVEQFPGAGAQIFRTFATTLSARLQRVTEKLGELLTPTAARASQAASVDASISQPDAELSTPAAVLKGTVDLLSQTALTPERRQEFLRTMTIQAERLVGLLRTANGLSHEQTQ encoded by the coding sequence ATGACCGACATGCACGACGTGATGATCACGCTTTTTTCGGGACTCGACGCGGCCGCATTGGCCGGCGTGCGCCAGCGGGCGGAGCCGCGCGACTTCGACGGTAACGTGGCGATCATTCGCGAAGGGGAGCCGGGCGATGCGCTGTATATTATTGTGCAAGGGACAGTGGCCATCATTAAACATGCGGCGAGCGGACGCGGCGACTTGCTGGGCATTTTGGGGCGCGGTGAATACGTCGGCGAGATGGCGCTGCTGACCGTTGCGCCACGCTCGGCCTCGGTCATCACGTTGGAGCCGGTCAAGACGTTGGCGATCAGTCACGCCCATTTCGGGCAATTCGTCGAACAATTCCCCGGCGCCGGGGCGCAGATTTTCCGGACCTTTGCAACGACGCTGAGCGCCCGGTTGCAGCGCGTGACGGAAAAATTGGGGGAACTCTTGACCCCGACCGCCGCGCGGGCCTCGCAGGCTGCGTCCGTGGACGCGAGTATCAGCCAGCCCGATGCCGAACTCTCGACGCCGGCTGCGGTGCTGAAAGGCACTGTGGATCTGTTGTCCCAAACGGCCTTGACGCCGGAACGGCGGCAGGAATTCTTGCGCACGATGACGATTCAAGCGGAACGCTTGGTCGGTCTGTTGCGCACGGCGAACGGATTGAGTCATGAACAGACGCAGTAA
- a CDS encoding GDP-L-fucose synthase has translation MTTRAKTIYVAGHTGLVGHALCPQIQAAGCARLVVRTHQELELTDQAAVDAFFAAERPDSVVLLAGRVGGILANNTYPGDFIEQNLLIQTNVLRAALRAHVRRLLFFGSVCIYPREAAVPVREAALLTGPLEATNDAYAVAKIAGILQCHAYNRQHGTQYLGLMPANLYGPHDNFHPHDAHVIPALLRRFHEAAQRGDASVTLCGTGAPRREFLFADDLARAAVQLLQLDDAAWGALLAESRYPIVNAGSGEEVTIRDLAEQIRALTGFRGEIVWDTTKPDGTPSRMMDSTRMRRLGWQPLVPLSAGLAQAYRWFAGRK, from the coding sequence ATGACGACGCGCGCGAAAACAATCTATGTCGCGGGGCACACGGGTTTAGTGGGGCATGCGTTGTGCCCGCAAATACAAGCGGCCGGATGTGCGCGGCTCGTGGTGCGGACGCATCAGGAATTGGAATTGACCGATCAAGCGGCCGTCGACGCGTTCTTCGCGGCGGAACGGCCCGACAGCGTCGTGTTGTTGGCGGGGCGCGTGGGCGGCATTCTCGCGAACAACACGTATCCGGGCGATTTCATCGAGCAGAATCTCTTGATCCAGACCAACGTGCTGCGCGCGGCATTGCGGGCGCATGTGCGGCGACTGCTCTTTTTCGGCAGCGTCTGTATTTATCCGCGCGAGGCGGCGGTGCCGGTGCGGGAAGCGGCGTTGCTGACCGGGCCATTGGAAGCGACCAACGATGCCTATGCCGTGGCCAAGATCGCCGGCATTCTGCAATGCCACGCGTACAATCGCCAACACGGGACGCAGTATCTCGGGCTGATGCCCGCGAATTTATATGGTCCGCACGACAATTTTCATCCGCACGACGCGCACGTCATTCCGGCACTGCTGCGTCGCTTTCACGAGGCCGCGCAGCGCGGCGATGCGAGCGTAACGCTGTGCGGAACCGGCGCGCCGCGACGGGAGTTCCTCTTCGCCGACGACTTGGCCCGCGCGGCCGTGCAGCTGTTGCAATTAGACGATGCCGCGTGGGGCGCGTTGTTGGCGGAATCCCGCTATCCGATCGTGAATGCCGGGAGCGGCGAAGAGGTGACGATCCGGGACTTGGCCGAACAGATTCGTGCGCTCACCGGATTTCGTGGCGAGATCGTCTGGGACACGACCAAACCCGACGGCACGCCGAGCCGCATGATGGACAGCACGCGGATGCGCCGCCTGGGTTGGCAACCGCTGGTCCCGTTGTCCGCAGGCTTGGCGCAGGCCTATCGGTGGTTTGCGGGCCGCAAGTAG
- the gmd gene encoding GDP-mannose 4,6-dehydratase: MARALITGITGQDGSYLAEFLLAQGYEVHGLIRRASTFNTKRIDHLYTDPHTSTAALQLHYADLADGGQLTHLVYQIAPDEVYHLGAQSHVRVSFDLPEYTVDITGLGTVRLLEAIRRSGITTRFYQASSSEMFGDAPTPQSEQTPLRPRSPYAIAKVAAYWSVVNYREAYGLFACNGILFNHESPRRGETFVTRKITRAVVAIKAGRQEKLYLGNLQACRDWGFAPEYVACQWRMLQHDTPDDYVIGTGETHRVQEFVEAAFAYAGLDWRVHVAEDPRYLRPTEVECLQADASKARRILAWEPRVRFHDLVAIMVDADLRDAGLPAPGRGAAALERAGLTWLQRW, encoded by the coding sequence ATGGCGCGCGCGTTGATTACCGGGATTACTGGGCAAGACGGGTCCTATTTAGCGGAGTTCTTGCTGGCGCAAGGCTACGAAGTTCATGGCCTGATCCGGCGGGCCAGCACGTTCAACACCAAGCGGATCGATCACCTTTATACCGATCCGCATACGTCGACCGCAGCGCTGCAGCTTCACTACGCTGACTTGGCCGACGGCGGCCAGCTGACCCATTTAGTCTACCAAATCGCCCCGGACGAAGTGTATCACTTGGGCGCACAGAGCCACGTGCGGGTCAGTTTCGATCTGCCGGAGTACACCGTCGACATCACGGGGCTCGGGACCGTGCGCCTGCTGGAAGCGATTCGGCGCAGCGGCATCACAACGCGATTTTATCAAGCGTCGTCTTCGGAAATGTTCGGCGATGCGCCCACGCCCCAATCGGAGCAAACGCCGCTGCGTCCGCGCAGTCCGTATGCGATCGCGAAAGTGGCGGCGTATTGGTCGGTCGTCAATTATCGCGAGGCGTATGGGCTCTTCGCCTGTAACGGCATCTTGTTTAATCACGAATCGCCGCGGCGTGGCGAGACGTTCGTCACCCGCAAGATCACGCGCGCGGTGGTCGCGATCAAGGCAGGACGCCAGGAGAAGCTCTACTTAGGCAATCTGCAGGCCTGCCGCGATTGGGGCTTTGCGCCGGAGTATGTGGCGTGCCAATGGCGGATGTTACAACACGACACGCCGGACGATTACGTGATCGGGACCGGAGAGACGCATCGTGTGCAGGAATTCGTGGAAGCGGCGTTTGCGTATGCCGGACTCGATTGGCGGGTGCATGTGGCGGAAGATCCACGTTACTTGCGCCCCACCGAAGTGGAGTGTCTGCAAGCGGATGCGAGTAAGGCGCGGCGGATCTTGGCATGGGAGCCGCGGGTGCGATTTCACGATCTGGTCGCGATCATGGTCGACGCGGATCTGCGGGACGCCGGGCTTCCGGCACCGGGGCGGGGGGCCGCGGCGCTGGAGCGGGCGGGATTGACGTGGTTGCAACGGTGGTAA
- a CDS encoding tetratricopeptide repeat protein, with translation MTPELATLLDHAIADQQQGRLKAAIDGYRTVLAALPESVEVRILLGTACAQHGASAEAITHLQQVVEREPQHGDAWLNLGIVYLQTGQRDEAGACLARAADCNPPSACAHQYLGSWHEHHGDLEAAAACYQRVLELDANPSAAALNLGVIHTQWGNFSRALEYFDRAAQDPAILAEVWNNRSAIFTAQGRIVEALAALEQATALKPDYREAWHNHLLNLNYHPSLSTASVAAQHRAWGQRQPVRTIVGTDHDRDPNRRLRIGYVSPDFRRHACVYFIEPFLQQHDRAVFELFCYANVAQPDATTTRLQSYGDFWRMIHRRATNEIAAQIVADRIDILVDLAGHTEGERLDVFAQQPAPLQVTYLGYPNTTGLATIDYRLVDALTDPDGAEPVHSERLWRLPHGFNCYLPPADAPAVGPLPARQRGHVVFGSLNNPAKLNDDVLQTWAAILHGVPTARLLLKSKALGDAATRAFVAQRFAAHGIAAARLELVGWSTDRRDQLSYYRELDLALDPFPYNGTTTTCEALWMGVPVIASWGDRHAARVSASLLTRVGLSECIANDRAGYVTTAVRLANDPDQLATWRAQLRDRMRASSLCDAAAFTRDLEAAYRGMWRAWCSGFPG, from the coding sequence GTGACGCCGGAACTCGCCACGTTGCTCGATCACGCCATCGCCGATCAACAACAAGGTCGTCTCAAAGCAGCGATCGACGGCTATCGCACGGTCTTAGCGGCACTGCCGGAGTCTGTGGAAGTCCGCATTCTGCTGGGCACCGCGTGTGCACAGCACGGAGCATCGGCCGAGGCGATTACCCATCTCCAACAGGTCGTGGAACGGGAGCCGCAGCACGGCGATGCGTGGCTTAACTTAGGCATCGTCTATCTGCAAACGGGACAACGCGACGAGGCCGGGGCATGCCTTGCCCGCGCAGCCGACTGCAATCCGCCGTCCGCGTGCGCCCACCAATACTTAGGCAGTTGGCATGAACACCACGGAGACCTCGAGGCCGCGGCGGCTTGCTATCAGCGCGTCTTAGAGCTCGACGCCAATCCAAGCGCCGCCGCGCTCAACTTAGGCGTGATTCATACGCAGTGGGGAAATTTCAGCCGCGCGTTGGAATATTTCGACCGCGCGGCGCAAGACCCCGCGATCCTGGCGGAGGTTTGGAACAATCGGAGTGCCATTTTCACCGCCCAAGGACGGATTGTGGAGGCGTTGGCCGCGTTGGAACAGGCGACCGCATTGAAACCGGATTATCGTGAGGCATGGCACAACCATTTACTGAACTTGAATTACCATCCGTCGTTGAGCACTGCCTCCGTCGCTGCGCAACACCGCGCGTGGGGGCAGCGGCAGCCGGTGCGAACAATCGTCGGTACGGACCACGATCGCGACCCGAATCGACGGCTGCGTATCGGATATGTCTCGCCCGATTTTCGGCGGCACGCGTGCGTCTATTTCATCGAGCCGTTTCTGCAACAACACGATCGTGCCGTGTTTGAACTGTTTTGTTACGCCAACGTGGCCCAACCCGACGCCACGACCACGCGGCTGCAAAGTTACGGTGATTTCTGGCGGATGATTCATCGCCGCGCCACCAACGAGATCGCGGCACAGATCGTCGCGGACCGGATCGACATCCTAGTGGACTTGGCCGGCCACACCGAAGGCGAACGACTCGACGTGTTCGCACAACAGCCGGCGCCGCTCCAAGTCACGTATCTCGGCTATCCGAACACGACCGGCCTCGCGACGATCGATTATCGCCTGGTCGACGCGCTCACCGATCCGGACGGCGCCGAGCCAGTTCACAGCGAGCGATTGTGGCGACTCCCGCACGGCTTCAACTGTTATCTCCCGCCCGCCGATGCGCCGGCTGTGGGACCGCTACCGGCGCGACAGCGCGGCCACGTCGTGTTCGGTTCGCTCAACAATCCGGCCAAGCTCAACGACGACGTATTGCAGACGTGGGCCGCGATCCTGCACGGCGTGCCGACCGCGCGTCTGCTGCTCAAGAGCAAGGCGCTCGGCGACGCGGCGACGCGCGCATTCGTGGCGCAGCGCTTCGCGGCGCACGGCATCGCGGCTGCGCGTCTGGAGCTGGTCGGGTGGAGTACCGACCGACGCGATCAGCTTTCGTATTATCGGGAACTCGACCTCGCCCTCGATCCATTTCCGTACAACGGCACGACGACCACGTGCGAGGCACTCTGGATGGGCGTGCCCGTCATCGCGTCCTGGGGCGATCGGCATGCCGCACGTGTCAGCGCGAGTCTGCTTACGCGCGTCGGTTTATCTGAATGCATCGCGAATGATCGTGCCGGATATGTCACAACGGCCGTGCGGCTCGCCAACGATCCGGACCAGCTCGCAACCTGGCGTGCGCAATTGCGTGACCGGATGCGAGCATCTTCGCTCTGCGACGCCGCGGCCTTCACACGCGACTTGGAAGCGGCATATCGCGGCATGTGGCGGGCGTGGTGTAGCGGGTTCCCGGGATGA
- a CDS encoding DedA family protein has protein sequence MLDWLWQGIPLVIDFVLHIDRHLVALAAMYGPWIYAFLFLIVFCETGLVVTPFLPGDSLLFAAGALAGTGALDCASVLAVLAGAAVAGDSTNYWIGRVVGPRLFHDARHRFLNRRHLDQTHAFYARHGGKTVIIARFAPIVRTFAPFVAGIGRMHYPRFLTFSVVGTALWVGGFVGAGFGFGNLPTVREHFSLVIFAIIGLSLLPAVITAWRERRRAHHAGGAA, from the coding sequence ATGCTCGACTGGCTCTGGCAAGGCATCCCCCTCGTGATCGACTTCGTCCTGCATATCGATCGCCACTTGGTGGCGCTCGCGGCGATGTACGGCCCGTGGATTTATGCGTTCCTCTTCCTGATCGTCTTCTGCGAGACCGGCCTGGTCGTCACGCCGTTCCTCCCCGGCGACTCGCTCCTCTTTGCGGCGGGGGCATTGGCGGGGACCGGTGCGTTGGACTGCGCATCCGTGCTGGCAGTATTGGCGGGCGCGGCGGTGGCCGGCGACTCGACGAATTATTGGATCGGCCGCGTAGTGGGCCCGCGCCTCTTTCACGATGCACGACATCGCTTCCTGAATCGGCGCCATCTCGATCAAACGCACGCCTTTTACGCGCGGCACGGCGGCAAGACGGTGATCATCGCCCGCTTCGCGCCAATCGTGCGCACCTTCGCGCCGTTTGTCGCCGGGATCGGCCGGATGCACTATCCGCGCTTCCTGACCTTCAGCGTCGTCGGCACCGCGTTGTGGGTCGGCGGCTTCGTCGGCGCCGGCTTCGGCTTCGGCAATTTACCGACGGTCCGAGAACATTTCAGCCTGGTGATCTTCGCCATCATCGGCCTCTCACTGCTCCCGGCCGTGATCACCGCATGGCGCGAACGCCGCCGCGCGCACCATGCCGGCGGTGCAGCGTAG